The following proteins are co-located in the Bosea sp. AS-1 genome:
- a CDS encoding glycerophosphodiester phosphodiesterase gives MRSDSSFDAPRPLAIAHRGGAQLGPENTAEAFAASIEAGADIVETDLRFSADGTLVCLHDADLMRLARDPRRVAETDLATLRTTLPALLTLDTAIAASAPLGLLLDVKLHEPRILNPILAALDTADALPRTLLGLRDLDLIAAARRLSSDATILALVPDPDAVAQARAAGADWFRLWQADATPERLAAVREAGMKAVIMVGQPRSVAEPGYPPFPVGRIDADGMTRVLALAPDAVMLDDPGLLLSARSVTGPSST, from the coding sequence ATGCGATCCGATTCCTCCTTCGACGCGCCACGGCCACTCGCCATCGCCCATCGCGGCGGGGCGCAGCTCGGGCCGGAGAACACAGCGGAGGCCTTTGCCGCCTCGATCGAGGCCGGCGCCGACATCGTGGAAACCGATCTGCGGTTCAGCGCGGATGGCACGCTCGTCTGCCTTCACGACGCCGACCTGATGCGCCTCGCCCGTGATCCGCGGCGGGTCGCCGAAACCGATCTCGCGACGCTCCGGACCACCCTGCCCGCCCTGCTGACGCTCGACACCGCCATCGCCGCCTCCGCGCCGCTGGGTCTCCTGCTCGACGTCAAGCTGCACGAGCCCCGCATCCTGAACCCGATCCTCGCCGCGCTGGATACGGCGGATGCGCTTCCGCGCACCCTGCTCGGCCTTCGCGACCTCGATCTGATCGCTGCCGCGCGACGACTGTCGTCGGATGCCACCATCCTCGCGCTGGTGCCCGACCCCGACGCCGTCGCCCAGGCGCGCGCCGCCGGCGCGGACTGGTTCCGGCTCTGGCAGGCCGATGCAACGCCGGAGCGGCTGGCGGCCGTGCGCGAAGCTGGCATGAAGGCCGTCATCATGGTCGGTCAGCCACGCTCCGTGGCAGAGCCCGGCTACCCGCCCTTTCCGGTCGGCCGCATCGACGCCGATGGCATGACCCGCGTCCTTGCGCTCGCTCCCGACGCGGTGATGCTCGACGACCCGGGGCTGCTCCTCTCTGCCCGCTCTGTCACCGGCCCGTCGTCAACCTGA
- a CDS encoding ABC transporter permease — protein MSRFLLLRLLRALLTATICVSAVFVALRLAGDPAQIMLPSDTPPDVVAHYRDAWGLDRPLAEQYLLYIGSAVRGDFGLSFADDRPAFAAVVEALPKTFLLGSSALMLALLIGLPLGILAALRHNRAADRLAMTVAVFGYAIPVFFLGILLILLFALKLRVLPSAGSDSLWHLILPTVTLGLPLAGRLARFARTATLEVLGKPYIRAARGRGVMPLAVIIRHALPNAAVPLLMFIGIEIGHILAGSAVVETIFAWPGVGRLLVDSVSTRDLAVVQAVIFAVTVIMVGANLLVDVVHILIDPRLGGFSSALSGRA, from the coding sequence ATGTCTCGCTTTCTCCTGCTTCGTCTCTTGCGCGCCCTGCTGACCGCAACGATCTGCGTGTCAGCTGTGTTCGTCGCGCTGCGCCTCGCGGGCGACCCGGCGCAGATCATGCTGCCGAGCGATACGCCGCCGGATGTCGTCGCCCATTATCGCGATGCGTGGGGGCTCGATCGACCCTTGGCCGAGCAGTACCTGCTCTACATCGGGAGCGCGGTCCGCGGCGATTTCGGCCTCTCCTTCGCCGATGACCGGCCGGCTTTCGCCGCAGTGGTCGAGGCCCTGCCGAAAACCTTCCTGCTCGGCTCCTCGGCCCTGATGCTGGCGCTCCTCATCGGGCTGCCGCTCGGCATCCTCGCCGCACTTCGCCACAACCGTGCAGCCGACCGCCTCGCCATGACCGTCGCGGTGTTCGGCTACGCCATCCCCGTCTTCTTCCTGGGTATCCTGCTCATCCTTCTCTTCGCGCTGAAGCTGCGCGTGCTGCCCTCGGCGGGATCGGACAGCCTCTGGCACCTGATCCTGCCGACGGTAACGCTTGGCCTGCCGCTCGCCGGAAGACTGGCGCGCTTCGCCCGCACGGCGACGCTCGAAGTGCTCGGCAAACCCTATATCCGGGCGGCACGCGGCCGGGGCGTGATGCCGCTCGCCGTGATCATCCGCCACGCCCTGCCGAATGCGGCCGTGCCGCTGCTGATGTTCATCGGCATCGAGATCGGGCACATCCTCGCCGGCAGTGCCGTGGTCGAAACGATCTTCGCCTGGCCGGGCGTCGGCAGGCTCCTGGTCGACTCGGTCTCGACGCGCGACCTCGCCGTGGTCCAGGCGGTGATCTTCGCCGTGACGGTCATCATGGTCGGCGCCAATCTCCTGGTCGATGTCGTGCATATCCTGATCGATCCGCGACTCGGCGGTTTTTCCAGCGCGTTGAGCGGGCGAGCCTGA
- a CDS encoding amino acid ABC transporter permease: MSFLEVLSGIFQGLNVTLTVTVLGMLYAVPFAFAAGIAQHSWRGLAYGAITAVIEFWRSTSVVILLYGFYYTLPSFGLRLSGITVGSMVLGLHIGAYGSQAVRGALQSLDKGQSEAGRSLGLRSWQILMLIELPQALLAMVPTFINQFIQLVKGTALVSLVTLTDMTFRAKEISQLFYDPPKVYFALLVAYFILCYPATIIGRWVERKVGAGRKLDHAV, translated from the coding sequence ATGAGCTTTCTCGAAGTCCTCTCGGGCATCTTCCAGGGGCTGAACGTCACGCTGACGGTGACGGTGCTCGGCATGCTCTATGCCGTGCCCTTCGCCTTCGCCGCCGGCATCGCCCAGCATAGCTGGCGCGGCCTCGCCTATGGCGCGATCACGGCTGTCATCGAGTTCTGGCGCTCGACCTCCGTCGTGATCCTGCTCTACGGCTTCTACTATACGCTGCCGTCCTTCGGCCTGCGGCTGTCGGGCATCACCGTGGGCTCGATGGTGCTCGGCCTGCATATCGGCGCCTATGGCAGCCAGGCCGTGCGCGGCGCCCTGCAATCCCTCGACAAAGGGCAGAGCGAAGCCGGACGATCCCTCGGCCTGCGGAGCTGGCAGATTCTGATGTTGATCGAGTTGCCGCAGGCGCTGCTCGCAATGGTGCCGACCTTCATCAACCAGTTCATCCAGCTGGTGAAGGGTACGGCTCTGGTCTCGCTGGTGACGCTGACCGACATGACCTTCCGCGCCAAGGAGATCTCGCAGCTCTTCTACGATCCGCCAAAGGTCTATTTCGCGCTGCTCGTCGCTTATTTCATCCTGTGCTACCCGGCGACGATCATCGGCCGCTGGGTCGAGCGCAAGGTCGGCGCCGGACGGAAGCTCGACCATGCCGTTTGA
- the metC gene encoding cystathionine beta-lyase: MHDLTLCVHHPAVNEEGYASLAVPTHRASTIVYPDGASFMARKYRGFDGYTYGLHGTPTTRTLEAQLTVLHDGVRTVLVPSGQAAVTLVMLSVLMPGDKVLIPDHVYPPVRSFCAEYLAPRGIAYGVYDPLIGAGIADLIDETVKLVWVESPGSNTMEVQDVPAIAAAAKAKGALVGCDNTWATPLIFKPLEHGADFACEALTKYVGGHSDLLLGSVTVKDMALRQKLKETLRGFGVGVSPDECQLALRGIETMGLRVAHMGKVSEDFARRLVDHPMVERVLHPALPSCPGHAIWKRDMGRSSGLFSLVLKPVDDEAMSAALSALRVFAIGASWGGTRSLVAPQAVAQDRTATAWTAQGPLLRISIGLEEPDELWADLSRLLSVLGQAPATKAA; the protein is encoded by the coding sequence ATGCACGACCTGACACTTTGTGTCCATCATCCGGCGGTCAACGAGGAGGGCTACGCCTCGCTCGCCGTACCGACGCACCGCGCCTCGACCATCGTCTACCCGGACGGGGCGAGCTTCATGGCGCGCAAATATCGCGGCTTCGACGGCTATACCTATGGGCTGCACGGAACCCCGACGACCCGCACACTGGAAGCGCAACTGACGGTCCTGCACGATGGCGTGCGCACCGTTCTGGTCCCGTCCGGGCAGGCCGCGGTCACCCTCGTGATGCTTTCGGTCCTGATGCCGGGAGACAAGGTCCTGATCCCGGACCATGTCTATCCGCCCGTCCGCAGCTTCTGCGCCGAATATCTGGCCCCCCGCGGCATCGCCTATGGCGTCTATGATCCCCTGATCGGAGCCGGCATCGCCGATCTGATCGACGAGACCGTCAAGCTGGTCTGGGTCGAGTCGCCCGGCTCCAACACGATGGAGGTCCAGGACGTCCCCGCGATCGCCGCGGCGGCCAAGGCCAAGGGAGCGCTCGTCGGCTGCGACAACACCTGGGCGACGCCGTTGATCTTCAAGCCATTGGAGCACGGCGCCGACTTCGCCTGCGAGGCGCTGACCAAATATGTCGGCGGCCATTCCGACCTGCTGCTCGGCTCGGTGACGGTCAAGGACATGGCGCTGCGCCAGAAATTGAAGGAGACCCTGCGTGGCTTCGGCGTCGGTGTCTCGCCCGACGAGTGCCAGCTCGCGCTGCGCGGCATCGAGACCATGGGCCTGCGCGTCGCCCATATGGGCAAGGTCTCGGAGGATTTCGCCCGGCGGCTCGTCGATCATCCCATGGTCGAGCGGGTGCTGCATCCGGCCCTGCCATCCTGCCCGGGCCACGCGATCTGGAAGCGCGACATGGGTCGCTCCTCGGGCCTCTTCAGCCTCGTGCTGAAGCCCGTCGACGACGAGGCCATGAGCGCGGCGCTGAGCGCATTGCGCGTCTTCGCGATCGGCGCCTCCTGGGGCGGCACGCGCAGCCTGGTCGCCCCGCAGGCGGTTGCGCAGGACAGGACCGCGACGGCCTGGACAGCGCAAGGCCCGCTGCTGCGCATCAGCATCGGCCTCGAAGAGCCGGACGAACTCTGGGCCGATCTGAGCCGGCTGTTGTCGGTCCTCGGCCAGGCTCCGGCTACCAAGGCAGCCTGA
- the phhA gene encoding phenylalanine 4-monooxygenase, whose translation MSGHAVLTAQTVEDCIIDQGWERYTPEDHAIWRILFERQQRTLKGHVCREYLDGLAALGIGPEGVPNFARMNERLRRLTGWEVVAVPGLIPSRPFFQMLANRQFPAGTFIRSREQLDYLEEPDVFHDVFGHVPLLTNPAYADYMNEYGRIGLVAVETKGVKFLARLNWYTIEFGLIRKPEGIRIYGAGIVSSFGEAKYVVDDPSAHHLAFDLERVLRTGYYIDDFQATYFVIDRFEDLFDLLRESDFASRFDELRALPARTPFEILPQDMVIRKGTGHFWRDFPATKTTLK comes from the coding sequence ATGTCCGGACATGCTGTTTTGACTGCGCAGACGGTCGAGGACTGCATCATCGACCAGGGCTGGGAGCGCTACACCCCCGAGGACCACGCCATCTGGCGGATCCTGTTCGAACGTCAGCAGCGAACCCTGAAGGGCCATGTCTGCCGGGAATATCTCGATGGCCTCGCCGCGCTCGGCATCGGCCCCGAAGGCGTGCCGAATTTCGCGCGGATGAATGAGCGACTGCGTCGGCTGACCGGCTGGGAGGTGGTCGCGGTGCCGGGACTCATCCCGTCGCGGCCCTTCTTCCAGATGCTGGCCAACCGCCAGTTTCCGGCCGGTACCTTCATCCGCAGCCGCGAGCAGCTCGACTATCTCGAGGAGCCGGACGTCTTCCACGACGTCTTCGGCCACGTGCCACTGCTGACCAACCCCGCCTATGCCGACTACATGAACGAATACGGCCGCATCGGGCTCGTCGCGGTCGAGACCAAAGGCGTGAAGTTCCTCGCTCGTCTCAACTGGTACACCATCGAGTTCGGGCTGATCCGCAAGCCCGAAGGGATCCGCATCTACGGCGCCGGAATCGTTTCGTCCTTCGGCGAGGCAAAATATGTGGTCGACGATCCCTCGGCCCATCATCTGGCCTTCGATCTCGAGCGCGTGCTGCGCACCGGCTATTACATCGACGATTTTCAGGCGACCTATTTCGTCATCGATCGCTTCGAGGACCTGTTCGACCTGCTAAGAGAAAGCGATTTCGCCTCTCGTTTCGACGAATTGCGCGCTCTGCCAGCGCGCACGCCTTTCGAGATCCTGCCGCAGGACATGGTCATCCGGAAAGGCACGGGCCACTTCTGGCGCGATTTCCCGGCAACGAAGACGACGTTGAAGTGA
- the ehuD gene encoding ectoine/hydroxyectoine ABC transporter permease subunit EhuD — MPFDLGFALSIVPKIVGALWTSILVALLSCVGASLLGFTLEIARRSNRVMRYAMRFLIDFIRSTPLLVQLYFFYFVLPSYGIKLPALAIGVIAISLYYSGYLAEVFKAGIDGVKPGQFEAARALGLTRLQTVMLVIAPQMLRNIAAPMGNYFIGIFKSTPYLAAIAVYEAFGAALDIASDTFRYTEPMVVVGAIFLAIALVLAWFVRRLEERLLLSAQR, encoded by the coding sequence ATGCCGTTTGATCTCGGCTTCGCGCTGTCCATCGTGCCGAAGATCGTCGGCGCGCTCTGGACCTCGATCCTCGTGGCACTGCTGAGCTGCGTCGGCGCCTCTCTGCTCGGCTTCACCCTGGAGATCGCGCGCCGCAGCAACCGGGTGATGCGCTATGCGATGCGCTTCCTGATCGACTTCATCCGCTCGACGCCGCTGCTCGTGCAGCTCTATTTCTTCTACTTCGTCCTGCCGTCCTACGGCATCAAGCTGCCGGCGCTCGCCATCGGCGTCATCGCGATCAGCCTCTATTACAGCGGCTATCTGGCCGAGGTCTTCAAGGCGGGCATCGATGGCGTGAAGCCCGGCCAGTTCGAGGCCGCGCGAGCGCTCGGCCTCACCCGTTTGCAGACCGTCATGCTGGTGATCGCGCCGCAGATGCTGCGCAATATCGCCGCGCCGATGGGCAACTACTTCATCGGCATCTTCAAATCGACGCCCTACCTCGCCGCCATCGCCGTCTACGAGGCGTTCGGCGCGGCGCTCGACATCGCCTCCGACACCTTCCGCTACACCGAGCCGATGGTCGTCGTCGGCGCGATCTTCCTCGCCATCGCCCTCGTGCTCGCCTGGTTCGTCAGGCGACTGGAAGAGCGGCTGCTGCTCTCCGCCCAACGCTGA
- the ehuB gene encoding ectoine/hydroxyectoine ABC transporter substrate-binding protein EhuB, producing the protein MTVTARRRFPLLLAGALAAFSSFTIPGTPAQAQTSEWAGKKLVVGIHNRTPWAYRDKDNKVVGIHPDVIRAVFAPLGVKDFEFVVSDFGAMIPGLLAGRFDIIASGVAITPPRCEQVLFSEPDVAVGDSLLVKKGNPLNLHSYEDIVKNPKVRLAGGRGSENTKNAIAAGVPESQIALFPNNEAAVSAILADRADVTTLSVPSAIGVIDEQKVEGIERAVPFKGLIKPNGQPAKLYTGTVFPKNSAKLRDAYNAELAKLRASGALKPIMEKYNFTADEDAGSITTAQICAGNG; encoded by the coding sequence ATGACCGTCACCGCGCGTCGCCGCTTTCCCCTTCTGCTTGCCGGCGCCCTTGCCGCATTCTCCAGTTTCACTATCCCCGGCACCCCGGCGCAGGCGCAGACCTCGGAATGGGCCGGCAAGAAGCTCGTCGTCGGCATCCATAACCGTACGCCCTGGGCCTATCGCGACAAGGACAACAAGGTCGTCGGCATTCATCCCGATGTGATCCGCGCGGTCTTCGCCCCGCTCGGTGTCAAGGATTTCGAGTTCGTCGTCTCCGATTTCGGCGCGATGATCCCGGGCCTGCTGGCCGGGCGCTTCGACATCATCGCGTCCGGCGTCGCAATCACGCCGCCGCGCTGCGAGCAGGTGCTGTTCAGCGAACCGGACGTAGCCGTCGGAGACAGCCTGCTGGTCAAGAAGGGCAACCCGCTGAACCTGCATTCGTACGAGGACATCGTCAAGAACCCGAAGGTGCGCCTCGCCGGCGGCCGCGGCTCCGAGAATACCAAGAACGCCATCGCCGCCGGCGTGCCGGAATCGCAAATCGCGCTCTTCCCGAACAACGAGGCCGCGGTCAGCGCCATCCTCGCTGACCGCGCCGATGTCACCACCCTGTCGGTGCCCAGCGCCATCGGCGTCATCGACGAGCAGAAGGTCGAGGGCATCGAGCGCGCCGTGCCGTTCAAGGGGCTGATCAAGCCGAACGGCCAGCCGGCCAAGCTCTATACCGGCACGGTCTTCCCCAAGAACAGCGCCAAGCTGCGCGACGCCTATAATGCCGAGCTCGCCAAGCTGCGCGCCAGCGGCGCCCTCAAGCCGATCATGGAGAAGTATAACTTCACCGCCGACGAGGACGCCGGCTCCATTACGACGGCGCAGATCTGCGCCGGTAACGGCTGA
- a CDS encoding ABC transporter permease, translating to MSPVVMLSAGFLVVVVLVALLADWLAPLPYTAQNLAARLKPPLTQAGGTTYWLGTDQLGRDILSRMIFAVRTSILIAVMGTLIGAVFGTLLGFLAARLRGIVDQAIMMLVDAQAAIPALFLALTMLAFFGNNIVLFIVLVSIDGWDRYTRLARGLVVSEQESDYINAVEALGAHPSRVILRHLLPNIAAALVVQATLNFPGTILLETSLSFLGLGVQPPGTSLGLMLGEGRRYLLNAWWIAVFPGLTIFLTTLSMSLFGDWLRDCFDPTSERH from the coding sequence ATGTCGCCGGTCGTGATGCTCTCGGCCGGCTTCCTGGTCGTCGTCGTGCTGGTGGCGCTGCTCGCGGACTGGCTGGCGCCGCTGCCCTATACGGCGCAGAACCTCGCCGCCAGGCTGAAGCCGCCCCTGACCCAAGCCGGCGGCACGACCTACTGGCTCGGCACCGACCAGCTCGGCCGCGACATCCTCAGCCGCATGATCTTCGCGGTCCGCACCTCGATCCTGATCGCCGTGATGGGCACCCTGATCGGCGCGGTGTTCGGGACGCTGCTCGGCTTCCTCGCCGCAAGGCTGCGCGGCATCGTCGACCAGGCGATCATGATGCTGGTCGATGCCCAGGCGGCGATCCCGGCGCTCTTCCTCGCGCTGACGATGCTCGCCTTCTTCGGCAACAACATCGTCCTGTTCATCGTCCTCGTCAGCATCGACGGCTGGGACCGCTATACGCGGCTGGCGCGCGGCCTCGTCGTCTCCGAGCAGGAGAGCGACTACATCAACGCCGTCGAGGCACTGGGCGCCCACCCCTCGCGCGTCATCTTGCGCCATCTCCTGCCCAATATCGCTGCCGCGCTCGTGGTCCAGGCGACGCTGAACTTTCCCGGCACAATCCTGCTGGAAACCTCGCTGTCCTTCCTGGGCCTCGGCGTGCAGCCGCCCGGCACCTCCCTTGGGCTGATGCTCGGCGAAGGCCGCCGCTATCTGCTGAACGCCTGGTGGATCGCGGTCTTTCCCGGCCTGACCATTTTCCTGACCACGCTGTCGATGAGCCTGTTCGGCGACTGGCTGCGCGACTGCTTCGACCCCACGAGCGAGAGGCATTGA
- a CDS encoding amidohydrolase codes for MDAKLLPRLTEWRRHLHAHPELSEHERKTSAFLQDRLRELGIPFEAGVGGAGIVATLSRPGSNRSVGLRADMDALPIAERNEAPYASRNPGVMHACGHDGHSVALLGAAAMLAADPDWKGTVQFVFQPAEENGAGAKAMIADGLYERFPMERVFAFHNWPGIEAGTVAVHDGPVMAAGGRWQVTLHGLAGHAAIPHQTRDPILAAAHLIMGLHSIVSRNVDPCDAVVLSIGQIHGGTVSNQIPESVTLLGTLRTYRQEVREAVIARMQSLIAGTCEAYGMRADVEILSTGRAIINTPAEAKLAAAAGAAIGAKVRTDLRPSTTGDDFSLLIKDRLGAYVWIGNGPAGPDGELHNARYDFNDAILPVAIDWMQEVAKRALQDNPPTS; via the coding sequence ATGGACGCCAAGCTCCTGCCGCGACTGACCGAGTGGCGCCGTCATCTCCACGCGCATCCCGAACTCTCCGAGCATGAGAGGAAGACCTCGGCCTTCCTGCAGGACCGGCTGCGCGAGCTCGGCATTCCCTTCGAGGCGGGCGTCGGCGGCGCGGGCATCGTGGCGACGTTGTCGCGGCCGGGCTCGAACCGGTCGGTCGGCTTGCGCGCCGATATGGATGCGCTGCCGATCGCAGAACGGAACGAGGCCCCTTATGCCTCGCGAAATCCGGGCGTGATGCACGCCTGCGGCCATGACGGTCATTCGGTCGCCCTGCTCGGCGCCGCAGCGATGCTGGCTGCCGATCCGGATTGGAAGGGCACCGTCCAGTTCGTCTTCCAGCCGGCCGAGGAGAACGGCGCGGGCGCCAAGGCGATGATTGCCGACGGGCTGTACGAGCGCTTCCCGATGGAGCGCGTCTTCGCCTTCCATAACTGGCCCGGAATCGAGGCCGGGACCGTCGCAGTCCATGACGGGCCGGTGATGGCAGCGGGCGGGCGCTGGCAGGTGACGTTGCACGGCCTTGCCGGCCACGCCGCGATCCCTCACCAGACGCGCGATCCGATCCTCGCGGCGGCCCATCTGATCATGGGCCTTCACAGCATCGTCTCGCGCAATGTCGATCCCTGCGATGCCGTGGTGCTGTCGATCGGCCAGATCCACGGGGGCACGGTCAGCAACCAGATTCCGGAAAGCGTCACGCTGCTGGGCACATTGCGCACCTATCGCCAGGAGGTCCGTGAGGCGGTCATCGCGCGCATGCAAAGCCTGATCGCCGGCACCTGCGAAGCCTACGGCATGCGCGCCGATGTCGAGATCCTCTCGACCGGCCGTGCCATCATCAACACCCCGGCCGAGGCGAAGCTTGCCGCCGCCGCGGGCGCAGCGATCGGCGCCAAGGTCCGCACCGACCTTCGCCCCAGCACCACCGGCGATGATTTCTCCTTGCTGATCAAGGACAGGCTTGGCGCCTATGTCTGGATCGGCAACGGCCCGGCCGGGCCCGACGGCGAGCTCCACAACGCCCGCTACGACTTCAACGACGCCATCCTGCCGGTCGCGATCGACTGGATGCAGGAGGTCGCCAAGCGCGCGCTGCAAGACAACCCGCCAACCTCATAA
- a CDS encoding ABC transporter substrate-binding protein, which yields MPVLSRRRFIEGAAAMPVALSMSTAFAADDSRPNFTVAVADLPATLEPARELSNVGTRVTYSIFDTLIRRDFLGAADGGGSELKPHLATKWERVSPQELVVTLRQGVKFHNGDELTSEDVAYTFRDGRLWGDKAQIPGGKPYFGILASVEPVDRYTVRFKTKVADVLLEQRLASWCAWIVNKRAYEAMGFEAYSRKPVATGPYRVVSHSAADATVLEAFDDYFMGKPTARRVTFKRVPELAARVAGLVAGDYDLITNIPPDQMSVIGGYKDIDVRSVVLANVHVLAYNEQDKVLSDKRVRQALNYAIDRQKLVDALWQGTAQVPASHNFPEYGPMFVEGRKLAYDPVKAKALLKEAGYKGEPIVYRTQANYYTNALEAGQILIEQWKAVGINASLQVVENSTQMRGANTQIFNWSNSTRLPDPLGAIWVAWGPAGEIQVSKFWTSAQAFNKAGTALEAETDPAKRKALFTQMLDIWEDEAPATILYQPSEAYAIKKSIAWRPTTFYFMDLRPDNLSFARA from the coding sequence ATGCCCGTTCTGTCACGCCGCCGTTTCATCGAGGGCGCCGCCGCCATGCCGGTCGCGCTTTCCATGTCAACCGCCTTCGCGGCCGATGACAGCCGCCCGAACTTCACGGTCGCGGTCGCCGACCTGCCGGCGACGCTCGAGCCGGCGCGCGAGCTCTCCAATGTCGGCACCCGCGTCACCTACTCGATCTTCGACACGCTGATCCGGCGCGATTTCCTCGGCGCGGCCGATGGCGGCGGCTCGGAGCTCAAGCCGCATCTGGCGACGAAATGGGAGCGGGTCTCGCCGCAGGAACTCGTCGTCACGCTGCGGCAGGGCGTGAAGTTCCACAATGGCGACGAGCTGACCTCGGAGGACGTCGCCTATACCTTCCGCGACGGCCGGCTCTGGGGCGACAAGGCCCAGATCCCGGGCGGCAAGCCCTATTTCGGCATCCTCGCCTCGGTCGAGCCGGTCGACCGCTATACGGTCCGCTTCAAGACCAAGGTCGCCGATGTGCTGCTGGAGCAGCGCCTCGCCTCCTGGTGCGCCTGGATCGTCAACAAGCGCGCCTATGAGGCGATGGGCTTCGAGGCCTATTCGCGCAAGCCCGTCGCCACCGGCCCCTATCGCGTCGTCTCGCATTCGGCGGCCGACGCTACGGTACTGGAGGCCTTCGACGACTATTTCATGGGAAAACCGACGGCCAGGCGCGTCACCTTCAAGCGCGTGCCGGAGCTGGCGGCGCGCGTCGCCGGCCTGGTCGCGGGCGATTACGACCTCATCACCAATATCCCGCCGGACCAGATGAGCGTGATCGGCGGCTACAAGGATATCGACGTCCGCTCGGTCGTTCTCGCGAACGTCCATGTCCTCGCCTATAACGAGCAGGACAAGGTTCTTTCCGACAAGCGCGTCCGGCAGGCGCTGAACTATGCGATCGACCGCCAGAAGCTGGTCGATGCGCTCTGGCAGGGCACGGCACAGGTGCCGGCGAGCCATAATTTCCCGGAATACGGCCCAATGTTCGTCGAAGGTCGCAAGCTCGCCTACGACCCCGTCAAGGCCAAGGCCCTGCTCAAGGAAGCCGGCTACAAGGGCGAGCCGATCGTCTACCGGACACAGGCCAACTACTACACCAATGCGCTCGAGGCCGGTCAGATCCTGATCGAGCAGTGGAAGGCGGTCGGCATCAACGCCTCGCTGCAGGTGGTCGAGAACTCGACCCAGATGCGCGGCGCCAACACGCAGATCTTCAACTGGTCGAACTCGACGCGCCTGCCCGATCCCCTCGGCGCGATCTGGGTGGCCTGGGGTCCGGCCGGCGAGATCCAGGTCTCGAAATTCTGGACCTCGGCGCAGGCCTTCAACAAGGCCGGCACGGCCCTGGAGGCGGAGACCGACCCGGCGAAGCGCAAGGCGCTGTTCACGCAGATGCTCGACATCTGGGAGGACGAGGCGCCGGCCACCATCCTCTACCAGCCGAGCGAAGCCTACGCGATCAAGAAGTCGATCGCCTGGCGCCCGACGACTTTCTATTTCATGGACCTGCGGCCGGACAATCTAAGTTTCGCCAGGGCCTGA